One Brevibacillus choshinensis genomic window carries:
- a CDS encoding ornithine cyclodeaminase family protein, producing the protein MFPFRVIDQESVKKLLDMKHVIELVERAYTLKEQKEASLFPMVFHEFAPGKADMDIKSGHLTGAHIFGLKLVSWFGDNPAKDLPALVGFVLVLDSQTGVPKGMMSGEPVTLMRTGAAGGIGAKYFARPESEHLLLVGCGHLAAYEIMATLITMKNIKKVTVYNANSYEKAANFCATAKERLHEMFLTHYRDDRELYQTLLDRIEIEYAATDDIRGATGEADIIITATPSHKPLIMKEWVKPGTHFSCIGADMAGKQEIDENLFTTARVFVDDVTQAINVGETKVAVQKGLISKEDIVAEIGSVILGRTPGRLSDQDITIYDSTGIALQDLITADYILKKAEEKGIGTVAQL; encoded by the coding sequence ATGTTTCCATTCAGAGTGATCGACCAGGAAAGCGTAAAGAAGCTGCTCGATATGAAGCACGTGATCGAGCTGGTAGAACGCGCTTATACGTTGAAGGAACAAAAAGAGGCTTCATTGTTTCCCATGGTGTTTCATGAATTTGCTCCTGGGAAAGCGGATATGGACATCAAGTCCGGTCATTTGACGGGGGCTCATATTTTCGGTTTGAAGCTGGTTTCGTGGTTTGGGGACAATCCTGCGAAAGATCTTCCGGCTCTCGTCGGCTTTGTCTTGGTGCTGGACAGCCAAACAGGGGTACCCAAAGGCATGATGAGTGGCGAGCCTGTGACACTGATGCGCACAGGTGCTGCGGGGGGAATCGGGGCGAAATATTTCGCCAGACCGGAATCGGAGCATCTCCTTTTGGTAGGCTGCGGGCATTTGGCTGCCTACGAAATCATGGCGACTCTCATCACCATGAAGAACATCAAAAAAGTAACGGTCTACAATGCGAACTCCTATGAAAAAGCCGCAAACTTTTGTGCCACGGCAAAAGAAAGGCTCCATGAGATGTTTCTTACGCACTATCGGGATGACCGGGAGCTCTACCAGACCTTGCTGGATCGTATCGAGATTGAGTACGCGGCGACAGACGACATACGAGGGGCGACTGGGGAAGCAGACATCATCATCACTGCCACCCCATCGCACAAGCCGCTCATCATGAAAGAATGGGTCAAACCCGGCACTCATTTCTCCTGCATCGGCGCGGATATGGCAGGAAAACAGGAAATTGATGAGAATCTGTTTACAACCGCTCGCGTCTTCGTGGATGACGTAACGCAGGCCATCAACGTCGGTGAAACCAAAGTAGCCGTCCAAAAAGGTCTGATCTCCAAAGAGGATATTGTCGCTGAAATCGGAAGTGTCATTCTGGGCCGAACGCCAGGCCGCCTGTCCGATCAAGACATCACTATCTACGACAGTA
- a CDS encoding LysR family transcriptional regulator, translating into MELRTLKTFQVVADQLNLTKAAELLGYTQPTITLQIQTLEKEIGHALFNRVGKKTFLTPAGKMMKEHVDKLFAVVSQMDKAIKLLDGPYGTLVVAAPEYYWTHCLSQLIRMYVHHHPQVKLKLVSCNSADAVNMITANEADIGIIAGDSGKQEIESRLLEKEKLLVVTSREIYEKHERDYIMEHYPFIYKESYNLDGLHSQSITELNYHPAAAIESSSEEAIKIAALNHTGVALISANLIKDELDSGALVPLHQLEQRLDTNLIFLKDRSDETTIRSFAELVIQGWPEAGLGQLEK; encoded by the coding sequence ATGGAGCTTCGTACGTTAAAAACATTTCAGGTAGTGGCAGACCAGCTCAATTTAACCAAAGCTGCCGAACTGCTCGGATATACACAGCCTACGATCACGCTGCAAATACAGACGCTGGAAAAAGAAATTGGCCATGCTTTGTTTAATCGGGTCGGGAAAAAGACGTTTCTCACCCCTGCGGGCAAAATGATGAAGGAGCATGTGGACAAGCTGTTTGCCGTGGTCTCTCAGATGGACAAAGCGATCAAGCTCTTGGACGGGCCTTATGGTACGCTGGTGGTCGCTGCACCGGAGTACTACTGGACACATTGTTTGTCCCAGCTGATCCGCATGTACGTTCATCATCATCCGCAGGTCAAGCTGAAGCTCGTTTCTTGCAACAGCGCCGATGCAGTGAATATGATTACGGCAAATGAAGCAGACATCGGGATTATCGCTGGGGATAGCGGAAAACAGGAAATCGAGAGCAGGCTGCTGGAAAAGGAAAAATTGCTGGTGGTTACGTCGCGGGAGATTTACGAAAAGCATGAGCGTGATTACATCATGGAGCATTACCCGTTTATCTATAAAGAGAGCTACAATCTCGATGGTCTCCACAGCCAGTCCATCACGGAACTGAATTATCATCCTGCGGCAGCAATCGAGAGCAGCAGTGAGGAAGCGATCAAGATTGCTGCTTTAAATCATACGGGAGTAGCCCTCATCAGTGCCAATTTGATCAAGGATGAGCTGGATTCCGGAGCCCTCGTCCCGCTGCATCAGCTGGAGCAGCGATTGGATACCAACCTCATCTTTCTGAAGGACCGCTCGGATGAGACGACGATCCGTTCCTTTGCGGAGCTGGTTATTCAAGGGTGGCCGGAGGCGGGACTTGGTCAGTTAGAAAAATAG